Genomic segment of Pseudomonas iranensis:
GTTCCCAAGTCGAATCACAGAAGCTGGGCTTCAGCTTATTGAAGTTAGCCTAGCGGATGATGATTTCTCCAGAGTCTGCTGAGCAACGAAAAAACCATCGTTGTCCCTGAGGACAACGATGGCTATGCCAATCAGCAGCGTAGAAGGAGGGACTACTTTGCTGACGCAATCAAAAGTGAGTCAGGCAAAAAATCAACCGACGGAAACTACGATTTTGCCGATCTGAGCGTTGGATTCCATGTGGCGATGAGCATCAGAAATCTGCGAGAACGGGAAGACCTTGTCGATGACAGGCTTCAGTTTGCCTTCAGCCAGACCTTGGTTAACGAACGCTTTAGCGCGAGCCAATTTTTCAGCGTCAGTAGTAATCTCGAACAGCTCATAACCACGAATGGTCAAATGCTTGCCCAAAATCTCGAACACCGGTACTGGAATGTCGCGGTGATCCAGTGCTCCGTATTGGAAGAAGAAGCCTTGGGGTGCGAGCGACTGGATAAGCTTGGTAGCCTCTGGCCCACCCACCGGATCGAAGGCGATTTGAGCGCCCTTGCCTTCGGTGATTCGTGCGATCTCGGCAACAACGTCCTGCTCTTGGGTGGCAATCACGTGCTTGGCGCCGGCATCGAGAAGTGCTTGACGCTTCGCGTTGGTACGGGTGAGGGCGATTGGAGTCGCGCCGAGCATATTGGCAATTTGAATCGCTGCAAGACCGACACTGCTTGATGCAGCAGGAACCAACACGGTATCACCGGCTTGCAAGTTGCCGTATTCGACCAGAGCGCCATAAGCGGTGACGAACATCATCCAACTGGCAGCGGCTTCTTCAAACGACAGGTTGGTGGGGTGTTTCACCACCGCGTGGACTGGAGC
This window contains:
- a CDS encoding zinc-dependent alcohol dehydrogenase family protein, with protein sequence MTKAVRFHRTGDADVLQIDEVVVNPPATGEVQIEVKALGLNRAEIMYRTGQYVIDPVYPAQLGYEAAGIIRAVGDGVTDFAVGDIVSVVPAFSFADYGMYGEVVNAPVHAVVKHPTNLSFEEAAASWMMFVTAYGALVEYGNLQAGDTVLVPAASSSVGLAAIQIANMLGATPIALTRTNAKRQALLDAGAKHVIATQEQDVVAEIARITEGKGAQIAFDPVGGPEATKLIQSLAPQGFFFQYGALDHRDIPVPVFEILGKHLTIRGYELFEITTDAEKLARAKAFVNQGLAEGKLKPVIDKVFPFSQISDAHRHMESNAQIGKIVVSVG